The following are encoded in a window of Pseudomonas sp. JQ170C genomic DNA:
- a CDS encoding CvpA family protein, whose amino-acid sequence MAFTWVDWAIFAIIAISSLISLKRGFVKEALSLLTWIIAGAVAWMFGGSLSQYLEAYIQTPSARVIAGCTILFVATLLVGAMINFLIGELIRVTGLSGTDRFLGMAFGAARGALLVVVAVGLLSLGPVQQDQWWQESRLVPQFLLVADWSKNLILGFTSQWLASGISAPADLPFKDQLLGPKTP is encoded by the coding sequence GTGGCATTTACCTGGGTCGACTGGGCGATTTTCGCGATCATCGCCATTTCTTCGCTGATCAGTCTCAAGCGCGGCTTTGTCAAAGAGGCCTTGTCGCTGCTTACCTGGATCATCGCCGGTGCCGTGGCCTGGATGTTCGGTGGTTCGCTGTCGCAGTACCTGGAAGCCTATATCCAGACGCCTTCGGCACGGGTCATCGCTGGATGCACCATTCTTTTCGTCGCCACCCTGCTGGTGGGGGCAATGATCAACTTTCTCATCGGCGAGCTGATTCGCGTCACCGGGCTTTCCGGGACCGACCGCTTCCTGGGCATGGCCTTCGGTGCCGCCCGTGGGGCCTTGCTGGTGGTAGTGGCCGTCGGGCTGTTGAGCCTGGGGCCGGTACAGCAGGATCAGTGGTGGCAGGAGTCTCGCCTGGTGCCACAATTTCTATTGGTGGCTGACTGGTCAAAAAACCTCATTCTGGGGTTCACCAGTCAGTGGCTAGCCAGCGGGATCAGCGCACCGGCTGATCTCCCGTTCAAGGATCAGCTTCTGGGGCCCAAAACGCCTTGA
- a CDS encoding SPOR domain-containing protein: protein MALLDKVVKQRMVGALVLVALAVIFLPMLFTREDEMRQVRVEAPEAPAAPNMAPVQVEPVPVPEPQVLPEEQPVIVEESTAPAQAPNTPITSVPTAAPAPAAEPVVAAKAATPPPAVKPEAKPAAPVASAAKPAQGKIDANGLPISWSVQLASLSSRAGADKLQATLRSQGYNAYIRSAGGMNRVYVGPLIERAEAERLRGVISRQQKLNGIVVRFQPERG from the coding sequence ATGGCATTGCTGGATAAAGTGGTCAAGCAGCGTATGGTCGGTGCGCTGGTGCTGGTGGCGCTGGCGGTGATTTTCCTGCCGATGCTGTTCACCCGCGAAGACGAAATGCGCCAGGTGCGCGTCGAGGCCCCCGAGGCGCCGGCAGCACCGAACATGGCGCCGGTGCAGGTCGAGCCTGTGCCAGTGCCGGAGCCTCAGGTATTGCCTGAAGAGCAGCCCGTCATCGTCGAGGAGTCCACCGCACCTGCCCAGGCACCGAATACGCCGATTACTTCAGTGCCGACTGCAGCGCCTGCGCCCGCAGCAGAGCCTGTGGTTGCCGCCAAGGCTGCCACGCCACCGCCTGCGGTCAAGCCAGAAGCCAAGCCGGCGGCGCCTGTTGCCAGTGCGGCCAAGCCTGCCCAGGGCAAGATCGACGCCAACGGCCTGCCGATCAGTTGGTCGGTGCAGTTGGCCAGCCTGTCCAGTCGAGCGGGTGCCGACAAGCTGCAGGCGACCCTGCGCAGTCAGGGCTACAACGCCTATATCCGCTCGGCGGGTGGCATGAATCGCGTGTATGTCGGGCCCTTGATCGAGCGAGCCGAAGCCGAGCGCCTGCGTGGCGTGATCAGCCGCCAGCAAAAGCTCAACGGTATCGTGGTGCGTTTCCAGCCCGAGCGCGGCTGA
- the folC gene encoding bifunctional tetrahydrofolate synthase/dihydrofolate synthase, translated as MTQRTLGDWLAYLEQLHPSAIDMGLARSQQVAARLGLDKPAPRVITVTGTNGKGSTCAFVAALLRAQGLKVGVYSSPHLLRYNERVQIDGEEAADEQLCEAFAAVEAARGDISLTYFEAGTLAAFWLFKQSALDAVVLEVGLGGRLDTVNIVDADVALVTSIGVDHVDYLGDTRELVAFEKAGIFRQGKPALCGDLNPPQPLLDKARELACPFFLRGRDFDLASTDQYWQWRGVDSRGQVVELHDLPLLDLPMENAALALQAYLLLDLPWDAGQIAAALQSTRMVGRLDRRTFRWQGKDLTILMDVGHNPHAAEYLAQRLASRPVKGKRLAVFGLLADKDLAGVVQPLLGQVQAWAVAPLDTARSRPATELEAALTRLGADVVSYASVAAALEGQSTLATADDEILLFGSFFCVGEALQWLSGQATEDGANGIAG; from the coding sequence ATGACCCAACGTACCCTTGGCGACTGGCTCGCCTATCTCGAGCAGTTGCACCCCTCGGCCATCGACATGGGCCTGGCGCGTTCGCAACAGGTTGCAGCCAGGCTCGGGCTGGACAAGCCGGCGCCACGGGTCATTACCGTGACCGGTACCAACGGCAAGGGCTCGACCTGCGCCTTTGTGGCCGCCTTGCTGCGCGCCCAGGGGCTCAAGGTCGGGGTCTACAGCTCGCCGCACCTGCTGCGCTACAACGAGCGGGTGCAGATCGACGGCGAAGAAGCGGCCGACGAGCAGTTGTGCGAAGCCTTTGCTGCCGTCGAAGCAGCCCGTGGCGACATCTCCCTGACCTACTTTGAAGCCGGCACCCTGGCGGCATTCTGGCTCTTCAAACAGTCGGCACTGGATGCCGTGGTGCTTGAAGTCGGCCTGGGCGGGCGCCTGGATACCGTCAATATTGTCGATGCCGATGTGGCGCTGGTCACCAGCATCGGCGTCGATCATGTCGACTACCTGGGAGATACCCGGGAGTTGGTAGCCTTTGAAAAGGCCGGGATCTTCCGCCAGGGCAAGCCGGCCCTGTGTGGTGACCTCAATCCGCCGCAGCCGCTGCTGGATAAAGCCCGTGAACTGGCGTGCCCGTTCTTCCTGCGCGGTCGTGATTTCGACCTGGCCAGTACTGATCAGTATTGGCAGTGGCGGGGTGTGGATAGTCGTGGTCAGGTAGTGGAGCTGCACGACCTGCCATTGCTCGACTTGCCGATGGAAAATGCCGCCCTGGCGCTGCAGGCCTATTTGCTGCTGGACCTGCCTTGGGATGCCGGGCAGATCGCTGCAGCGTTGCAGTCCACGCGCATGGTCGGCCGACTGGATCGTCGGACTTTTCGCTGGCAGGGCAAGGATTTGACTATCCTCATGGATGTCGGACACAACCCTCATGCCGCCGAGTATCTGGCCCAGCGCCTGGCCAGCCGGCCGGTGAAGGGCAAGCGCCTGGCGGTGTTCGGCCTGCTGGCCGACAAGGACCTTGCCGGTGTGGTGCAGCCGTTGCTCGGTCAGGTCCAGGCATGGGCTGTTGCCCCGCTGGATACCGCTCGCAGTCGACCGGCAACTGAGCTCGAAGCAGCGCTGACTCGTCTAGGGGCTGATGTTGTGTCGTACGCCAGCGTGGCAGCGGCCCTGGAAGGGCAGAGCACACTGGCGACGGCGGATGATGAAATCCTGCTGTTCGGATCGTTTTTCTGTGTCGGTGAAGCCCTGCAGTGGCTGAGCGGGCAGGCCACGGAGGATGGGGCAAATGGCATTGCTGGATAA
- the accD gene encoding acetyl-CoA carboxylase, carboxyltransferase subunit beta: protein MSNWLVDKLIPSIMRSEVKKSSVPEGLWHKCPSCEAVLYRPELEKTLDVCPKCNHHMRIGARARIDIFLDAEGRAELGADLEPVDRLKFRDGKKYKDRLTAAQKQTGEKDALISMSGTLLGMPVVVSAFEFSFMGGSMGAIVGERFVRAANYALENRCPMVCFSASGGARMQEALISLMQMAKTSAVLARLREEGIPFISVLTDPVYGGVSASLAMLGDVIVGEPKALIGFAGPRVIEQTVREKLPEGFQRSEFLLEHGAIDLIIPRQELRPRLGNLLAQMMGLPTPKFVAPVIEPIVVPPAPATV, encoded by the coding sequence ATGAGCAACTGGTTAGTAGACAAACTGATCCCTTCGATCATGCGTTCCGAGGTGAAGAAGAGTTCGGTGCCTGAAGGGCTGTGGCACAAGTGCCCGTCCTGCGAGGCCGTGCTGTATCGTCCGGAGCTGGAAAAGACCCTGGATGTCTGCCCCAAGTGCAACCATCACATGCGCATCGGCGCCCGCGCCCGTATCGACATCTTCCTGGATGCCGAAGGCCGTGCCGAGCTGGGTGCAGATCTTGAGCCGGTCGACCGCCTGAAGTTCCGCGACGGCAAGAAGTACAAGGATCGCCTGACGGCTGCGCAGAAGCAGACCGGCGAAAAAGACGCCCTGATTTCCATGAGCGGTACCCTGTTGGGCATGCCGGTCGTGGTCAGCGCCTTCGAGTTCTCCTTCATGGGTGGCTCGATGGGTGCCATCGTCGGTGAGCGCTTTGTTCGTGCTGCCAACTACGCCCTGGAAAACCGCTGCCCGATGGTCTGTTTCTCGGCCTCCGGCGGTGCGCGCATGCAGGAAGCGTTGATCTCGCTGATGCAGATGGCCAAGACGTCGGCGGTGCTGGCACGTCTTCGCGAAGAAGGCATTCCTTTCATTTCGGTACTGACCGACCCGGTCTACGGCGGTGTGTCGGCTAGCCTGGCGATGCTCGGCGATGTGATCGTCGGTGAGCCAAAAGCCCTGATCGGTTTTGCCGGTCCGCGCGTGATCGAGCAGACCGTGCGTGAAAAGCTGCCGGAAGGCTTCCAGCGCAGCGAGTTCCTGCTGGAGCACGGCGCCATTGACCTGATCATCCCGCGTCAGGAGCTGCGTCCGCGCCTGGGTAACCTGCTGGCGCAAATGATGGGCCTGCCGACGCCGAAATTCGTCGCACCCGTCATCGAGCCGATCGTCGTACCGCCGGCGCCTGCCACCGTATGA
- a CDS encoding phosphoribosylanthranilate isomerase, with protein MSAVRSKICGITRIEDALAAAEAGADAIGLVFYAKSPRAVDVQQARAIIAALPPFVTTVGLFVNASRCELSEILEVVPLDLLQFHGDETPADCEGYNRPWIKALRVRPGDDLEASCKLYSRASGILLDTYVAGVPGGTGEAFDWSLIPEKLSKPIILAGGLSPDNVASAITQVRPYAVDVSGGVEQAKGIKDAARIEAFIKAVKQA; from the coding sequence ATGAGCGCCGTTCGCAGCAAAATCTGCGGTATTACCCGCATCGAGGATGCGCTGGCCGCAGCCGAGGCGGGCGCCGACGCCATTGGCCTGGTGTTCTATGCAAAGAGCCCGCGGGCGGTGGATGTGCAACAGGCGCGGGCAATCATTGCCGCCTTGCCGCCGTTCGTGACCACCGTGGGCCTGTTCGTCAATGCCAGCCGCTGCGAACTCAGCGAAATCCTCGAGGTCGTACCGCTGGACCTGCTGCAGTTCCACGGTGATGAAACCCCTGCCGATTGCGAAGGCTACAACCGGCCCTGGATCAAGGCTCTGCGGGTGCGCCCGGGGGATGACCTGGAGGCGAGCTGCAAGCTGTACAGCCGGGCCAGCGGGATTCTGCTCGATACCTATGTTGCCGGCGTGCCGGGCGGTACGGGCGAGGCATTCGACTGGTCGCTGATTCCCGAGAAGCTGAGCAAGCCGATTATCCTGGCGGGCGGCCTGTCGCCGGACAATGTCGCCAGCGCCATCACCCAGGTTCGCCCCTATGCGGTAGACGTCAGTGGTGGGGTAGAGCAGGCCAAGGGCATCAAGGATGCAGCGCGCATCGAGGCGTTCATCAAGGCGGTGAAACAGGCGTGA
- the truA gene encoding tRNA pseudouridine(38-40) synthase TruA, with amino-acid sequence MAAEGFFRIALGVEYKGSRYRGWQRQADGVLSVQQTLEEALSRVADSPVTLLCAGRTDAGVHACGQVVHFDTQAVRSMKAWTMGANINLPHDISVTWAKEMPAHFHARFKAIARRYRYVIYNDQIRPAHMGQEVTWNHRPLDVERMALAAQYLVGTHDFSAFRAGQCQAKSPIKNIHHLRVTRHGKMIVLDIRASAFLHHMVRNIAGVLMTIGAGERPVEWARDVLESRERRTGGVTAHPFGLYLVQVEYHDEFALPERYIGPHFLSGYEALAADDPQAIC; translated from the coding sequence TTGGCAGCCGAAGGCTTCTTCCGCATCGCCCTGGGCGTTGAATACAAGGGTTCGCGCTACCGCGGCTGGCAGCGTCAGGCCGATGGCGTGCTCAGTGTCCAGCAGACGCTGGAAGAGGCGTTGTCCAGAGTGGCCGATTCGCCTGTGACCTTGCTGTGTGCCGGGCGAACCGATGCCGGTGTTCACGCCTGCGGCCAGGTGGTGCATTTTGACACCCAGGCCGTGCGCAGCATGAAAGCCTGGACCATGGGCGCCAATATCAACTTGCCTCACGACATCAGCGTGACGTGGGCCAAGGAGATGCCGGCGCATTTTCATGCCCGCTTCAAGGCCATCGCCCGGCGCTATCGTTATGTGATCTACAACGACCAGATCCGTCCGGCACACATGGGCCAGGAAGTGACCTGGAATCACCGGCCGCTGGATGTCGAGCGCATGGCCCTGGCTGCCCAGTATCTGGTCGGTACCCATGACTTCAGTGCTTTCCGCGCCGGCCAGTGCCAGGCCAAGTCGCCCATCAAGAACATCCATCACCTGCGGGTGACCCGCCACGGCAAGATGATCGTGCTCGATATCCGTGCCAGCGCCTTCCTGCACCATATGGTGCGCAACATCGCCGGCGTGCTGATGACGATCGGCGCCGGCGAGCGTCCGGTGGAGTGGGCCAGGGACGTGCTGGAGAGTCGTGAGCGGCGTACCGGCGGGGTGACCGCGCATCCGTTCGGCCTGTACCTGGTGCAGGTGGAGTACCACGACGAGTTCGCGTTGCCCGAGCGTTACATCGGTCCGCACTTCCTCTCCGGCTACGAAGCATTGGCGGCTGACGACCCGCAAGCCATTTGCTAA
- a CDS encoding FimV/HubP family polar landmark protein, translated as MLRIRKLVLAIAAASALSSGMAHALGLGELTLKSAQNQPLDAEIELLDVRDLTAAEMAPSLAPPEEFAKAGIERQAYLNDLTFTPVINPNGKSVLRVTSSQPLPAPMVKFIVQVMWPSGRLLRDYSVLVNASALPGAKPDSAITPATSAAANYTTVRRDTLWEIASKARQGGSVQQTMLAIQALNPDAFINGNINLLKTGQVLRMPDQQQIASIPQSEAVTEVAEQYAAWREGRRLGPRARQLDATRREGTEAAPSRIADQDNLRLVAPGSKAASNGKGVSDKLAVAQESLDTTRRDNAELKDRMADLQSQLGKLERLIALKNDQLARLEAQGAAGEPPAVPADLQPSPEDAVVTPAPAAVDTAPVEAPTPAPAADQPASTSSGKMLDDLLANPFLLALIAGSAFLVLLLLLLLLARKRKADQEAEKHLRMARALAEEGDRGPELDLPQDSFDGLEVEEPKVTLAPAVVAASAAAATAAEAPASEVKPVEPAQPQPMAAPLVAPAADAAPAPTGDALLDEVQQCIAQGRLNHAVNLLEPAVAAEPQRSDLRLKLMEVYGRQGDRDAFVAHERQLIATGQNHADVEALKSRFPAMVAVAAAGGIGAAALAAELDAQYVQALLNDEPQADVEPQPEPEPEPEVEAISAQEPEPEPELQPEPEPEPELEPIVEDDLDSAFDLSLDEDLHGLELEEPPLLDEAAVAVAEEVEAAPAPELEAPVVEAEVVAPVEPLVEDVPDLTDLADFDLDVAGDPPAVLSEGEPVDIAAELAAFDESMPEFDPLSELDLPEDFDLSLSLDDESDAAKHFASELDDVNAELDKLSQSLEQPSIEPHFTAEDAVVSDDLSDDLEFDYLGGADEAATKLDLARAYIDMGDHDGARDILDEVCKEGSDAQRQEAEEMLARLV; from the coding sequence ATGCTTCGAATTCGCAAACTGGTCTTAGCAATTGCCGCGGCGTCGGCGCTGTCGTCCGGTATGGCGCATGCCCTTGGCCTGGGTGAGCTGACGCTCAAGTCGGCGCAGAACCAGCCCCTGGACGCCGAGATCGAATTGCTCGATGTACGCGACCTGACGGCAGCCGAAATGGCGCCCAGCCTGGCGCCGCCCGAAGAGTTCGCCAAAGCCGGCATCGAACGCCAGGCCTACCTCAATGACCTGACCTTCACGCCGGTGATCAACCCGAACGGCAAAAGCGTGTTGCGGGTGACCTCGAGCCAGCCACTGCCGGCGCCGATGGTCAAGTTCATTGTCCAGGTGATGTGGCCGAGCGGGCGTCTGTTGCGTGACTACAGTGTGCTGGTCAATGCCTCTGCGCTGCCGGGCGCCAAGCCGGATTCGGCGATCACGCCGGCCACCAGCGCTGCCGCCAACTACACCACGGTGCGTCGTGACACACTGTGGGAAATTGCCTCCAAGGCCCGTCAGGGTGGATCGGTGCAGCAGACCATGCTGGCCATCCAGGCGTTGAATCCCGATGCCTTCATCAACGGCAACATCAACTTGCTCAAGACCGGCCAGGTCCTGCGCATGCCCGATCAACAGCAGATCGCCAGCATTCCCCAAAGCGAGGCGGTGACTGAAGTGGCCGAGCAGTATGCTGCCTGGCGTGAAGGCCGGCGCCTGGGGCCGCGGGCCCGGCAGCTGGACGCCACACGCCGGGAAGGCACCGAGGCCGCTCCGTCGCGAATCGCTGACCAGGACAACCTGCGCCTGGTCGCTCCAGGCAGCAAGGCTGCCAGTAACGGCAAGGGTGTCAGCGACAAGCTCGCGGTGGCCCAGGAAAGCCTCGACACTACCCGTCGCGACAATGCCGAACTCAAGGACCGCATGGCAGACCTGCAGAGCCAGTTGGGCAAGCTTGAGCGCCTGATCGCCCTCAAGAATGACCAGTTGGCCAGGCTCGAAGCCCAGGGCGCTGCCGGCGAACCGCCAGCCGTTCCCGCCGACTTGCAGCCCTCGCCCGAAGATGCCGTGGTCACGCCAGCACCGGCCGCGGTCGATACTGCGCCGGTTGAAGCACCGACACCGGCTCCGGCTGCCGATCAGCCCGCATCGACCAGCTCCGGCAAAATGCTCGATGACCTGCTTGCCAATCCTTTCCTGCTGGCGTTGATCGCCGGCTCTGCCTTCCTGGTGCTGCTGCTGTTGCTGTTGCTGCTGGCACGCAAGCGCAAGGCTGACCAGGAGGCTGAAAAGCATCTGCGCATGGCTCGCGCCCTGGCCGAAGAGGGTGATCGTGGACCGGAACTTGATCTGCCGCAGGACAGTTTCGACGGCCTGGAGGTAGAAGAGCCCAAGGTAACGCTGGCGCCAGCCGTGGTAGCCGCTTCTGCTGCCGCAGCCACTGCCGCCGAAGCGCCTGCCAGCGAGGTGAAGCCGGTCGAACCCGCTCAGCCGCAGCCGATGGCAGCACCCCTGGTTGCCCCGGCGGCGGACGCTGCGCCTGCGCCTACTGGCGATGCGCTACTCGATGAAGTGCAGCAGTGCATTGCCCAGGGACGCCTCAATCATGCAGTCAACCTGCTTGAGCCGGCCGTGGCCGCCGAGCCGCAACGCAGTGACTTGCGCTTGAAGCTGATGGAAGTCTACGGGCGCCAGGGTGATCGCGATGCTTTCGTGGCTCACGAACGCCAACTGATCGCCACCGGCCAGAATCATGCGGATGTCGAAGCCCTCAAGAGCCGGTTCCCGGCCATGGTGGCAGTGGCCGCCGCCGGCGGAATCGGGGCGGCGGCCCTGGCTGCCGAACTGGACGCCCAGTACGTTCAGGCCCTGCTCAACGACGAGCCGCAGGCAGACGTCGAACCTCAGCCGGAGCCGGAGCCGGAGCCTGAGGTAGAGGCGATTTCCGCTCAGGAGCCAGAACCAGAACCAGAGCTACAGCCAGAACCAGAGCCAGAACCAGAGCTGGAGCCGATTGTAGAGGATGACCTGGACAGCGCCTTCGACCTGAGCCTGGACGAAGATCTGCACGGCCTGGAGCTGGAAGAGCCGCCGCTGCTCGACGAAGCGGCGGTTGCAGTCGCTGAAGAAGTTGAGGCCGCGCCAGCGCCTGAGCTTGAGGCGCCGGTTGTCGAAGCGGAAGTTGTGGCGCCGGTCGAGCCGTTGGTTGAAGACGTCCCGGATCTGACCGATCTCGCTGACTTCGATCTCGATGTCGCAGGCGACCCGCCGGCCGTGCTGTCGGAAGGCGAGCCGGTGGATATCGCCGCCGAGCTTGCTGCGTTCGATGAGTCGATGCCGGAGTTTGACCCGCTGAGCGAGCTCGACCTGCCGGAAGACTTCGACTTGTCGCTGTCGCTGGACGATGAGTCCGATGCGGCCAAGCACTTCGCCTCGGAGCTCGATGACGTCAACGCCGAGCTCGACAAGCTGTCCCAGAGCCTGGAGCAACCCTCGATCGAGCCGCATTTCACTGCTGAAGACGCGGTTGTCAGCGACGACTTGAGTGATGACCTGGAGTTCGACTACCTGGGCGGCGCTGATGAGGCGGCAACCAAACTTGACCTGGCCCGGGCCTATATCGACATGGGCGACCATGACGGTGCCCGCGACATCCTCGACGAAGTCTGCAAGGAGGGCAGTGATGCCCAGCGCCAGGAAGCCGAAGAGATGCTTGCGCGTCTGGTCTGA
- a CDS encoding aspartate-semialdehyde dehydrogenase → MSQPIDIAVIGATGTVGETLVQILEEQDVAVGTLHLLASNESAGSGVMFRSKSLRVREVDSFDFSKVKLAFFAAGPAVTRSFAPRAQAAGCTVIDLSGGLPADQAPAIVPEANAGRLDNLPTPAQVSSPSAAAVALAVALAPLKGLLDIERVQVTACLAVSAQGREAVNELARQTAELLNARPLEPRFFDRQMAFNVLAQVGANDAQGHGVLERRLVEELREVLELPALKISVTCIQVPVFFGDSYSVTVQSREPVDLVAVNAALEAADSIELVEEGDYPTPVGDAVGQDVVYVGRVRGGIDEVEQLNLWLTTDNVRKGAALNAVQLAQLLIKHIV, encoded by the coding sequence ATGAGCCAGCCTATTGATATCGCCGTGATTGGTGCCACCGGAACAGTCGGTGAAACCCTTGTGCAGATTCTCGAAGAGCAGGACGTAGCCGTCGGAACCTTGCACTTGCTGGCCAGCAACGAATCGGCAGGCAGTGGTGTGATGTTTCGCAGCAAGAGCCTGCGGGTGCGTGAAGTCGACAGTTTCGACTTCAGCAAGGTCAAGCTCGCCTTCTTCGCCGCCGGGCCAGCGGTTACCCGCAGTTTCGCGCCCCGTGCCCAGGCCGCCGGTTGCACGGTGATCGACCTGTCCGGTGGTTTGCCTGCCGACCAGGCGCCAGCCATTGTTCCGGAAGCCAACGCCGGACGCCTGGATAACCTGCCAACGCCAGCCCAGGTCAGCAGCCCGAGCGCTGCAGCCGTGGCCCTGGCGGTTGCCCTCGCACCGCTGAAGGGCTTGCTCGATATCGAGCGTGTCCAGGTGACAGCTTGCCTGGCGGTTTCGGCTCAAGGTCGCGAGGCGGTCAATGAGCTCGCGCGGCAGACTGCGGAACTGCTCAATGCCCGCCCGCTGGAGCCGCGTTTCTTCGACCGCCAGATGGCGTTCAACGTGCTGGCCCAGGTCGGTGCCAACGATGCCCAGGGGCACGGTGTACTGGAGCGTCGCCTGGTTGAGGAGCTTCGTGAAGTGCTCGAGTTGCCGGCGCTGAAGATTTCCGTGACCTGCATTCAAGTCCCGGTGTTTTTCGGCGATAGCTACAGTGTGACCGTGCAGAGTCGTGAACCGGTCGACCTGGTTGCGGTCAATGCTGCGCTGGAAGCGGCTGACAGTATCGAGCTGGTGGAGGAGGGTGATTACCCGACGCCGGTGGGTGACGCAGTCGGCCAGGACGTGGTCTATGTTGGACGAGTACGCGGTGGGATCGACGAAGTTGAGCAACTCAATCTCTGGCTGACCACTGACAACGTGCGCAAAGGCGCGGCGCTGAACGCCGTGCAGCTGGCGCAATTGTTGATAAAACACATTGTGTAA
- the asd gene encoding aspartate-semialdehyde dehydrogenase: MKRVGLIGWRGMVGSVLMQRMLEEQDFDLIEPVFFTTSNVGGQGPAVGKDIAPLKDAYSIEELKTLDVILTCQGGDYTNEVFPKLREAGWQGYWIDAASSLRMQDDAVIVLDPVNRKVIDQQLDAGTKNYIGGNCTVSLMLMGLGGLFEAGLVEWMSAMTYQAASGAGAQNMRELIRQMGATHAAVADDLANPASAILDIDRKVAEAMRSEAYPTENFGVPLAGSLIPWIDKELPNGQSREEWKAQAETNKILGRFKSPIPVDGICVRIGAMRCHSQALTIKLNKDVPIADIEGMISQHNPWVKLVPNQREISMQELSPTNVTGTLNIPVGRLRKLNMGSQYLGAFTVGDQLLWGAAEPLRRMLRILLER; the protein is encoded by the coding sequence ATGAAACGTGTAGGTCTGATCGGTTGGCGCGGTATGGTCGGTTCCGTGCTCATGCAGCGGATGCTGGAAGAGCAGGATTTTGATCTCATCGAGCCGGTGTTCTTCACCACCTCCAACGTGGGTGGCCAGGGTCCGGCTGTGGGCAAGGATATTGCTCCACTCAAAGACGCTTACAGCATTGAAGAGCTCAAGACCCTTGATGTGATCCTGACCTGCCAGGGCGGCGACTACACCAATGAGGTTTTCCCCAAGCTGCGCGAAGCCGGCTGGCAGGGCTACTGGATTGACGCCGCTTCCAGCCTGCGCATGCAGGATGACGCGGTCATCGTCCTGGACCCGGTCAACCGCAAGGTGATCGACCAGCAACTCGATGCCGGTACCAAGAACTACATCGGTGGCAACTGCACCGTCAGCCTGATGCTGATGGGCCTGGGCGGCCTGTTTGAAGCCGGCCTGGTCGAGTGGATGAGCGCCATGACCTACCAGGCAGCCTCCGGCGCCGGCGCGCAGAACATGCGTGAACTGATCCGCCAGATGGGTGCTACCCATGCGGCAGTGGCCGATGACCTGGCCAACCCGGCCAGCGCCATCCTCGACATCGACCGCAAGGTTGCCGAGGCCATGCGCAGCGAAGCCTACCCGACCGAGAACTTCGGTGTTCCCCTGGCCGGCAGCCTGATCCCGTGGATCGACAAGGAACTGCCGAACGGCCAGAGCCGCGAAGAGTGGAAGGCCCAGGCCGAGACCAACAAGATCCTCGGTCGCTTCAAGAGCCCGATTCCGGTCGACGGCATCTGCGTGCGTATCGGTGCCATGCGCTGCCACAGCCAGGCGCTGACCATCAAGCTGAACAAGGACGTGCCGATCGCCGATATCGAAGGCATGATCAGCCAGCACAATCCTTGGGTGAAACTGGTACCGAACCAGCGCGAAATCAGCATGCAGGAACTGAGCCCGACCAACGTCACCGGTACCCTGAACATTCCGGTGGGACGCCTGCGCAAGCTGAACATGGGGTCGCAGTACCTGGGCGCCTTCACCGTGGGCGACCAACTGCTGTGGGGCGCGGCCGAACCGCTGCGCCGCATGCTGCGGATCCTGCTGGAGCGTTGA